TATTCAGTGAACAAGCCCATTGCGAATAGTAACGGATCAGCTACGAATTCTAAGTGACCATTTACAGATATTTAATCATCATTTTAATAATTCAATGTGTCTTTATTTTTACCGTCATATACAAGGGTATGCCATCAAATCATACCATGGTTTAACAAGTAAATTTAAAAACAATGAAAAGATTAATGATGAGTTTGGTAGCAGTAGTCATGCTATCATCTGTTGCTTCGGCCAAGACCGCGATAACAATGGTCAACGGAAATAAATCTGTGAAAACAACTTCCCAGCGCCTTGCGAACAATACCGTTCGGGTAACCGAGGAAACTACGGAAACGAATGCCGTATTCGTACGGTGTAATTTTAAAGTAAGTATATACAGCTTTGATGGCGTTTTGTTAGGTAGCGCAGTCTTCACGGATTATGCATCGTCGGCTAGTGGTTGTGCTGGTTTCTTTGCTGCAATGCATGACTGGGTTGCAAACAACTAACTTTTATTCATTATCACAAAAAACAAAAGCGGGGCTTGCACCTCGTCTTTCTAAACTAAATTATCATGCGTAAATATTATATATTCTTTTTATTTCTGTTCCTTTCCAGATTATCTTCTGCACAGCGGCTTCATGCCGTATATGAATACATTCCATCGGCAATGGCTACTTTTAAAGAAGCTGTCTATTATGATGGAACAGTGAAGATTGCTGTTCGAGATTCCATGCCAATTCGTAAGCAAGAGCTCAATAAAGATGCCGATGCCGACGATGAAGTAGCATCTTCATTTTCGATAACAATCGGTTCTGGCAAGAGGTATAACAGGGTCGTGATCCATCAAAATAAGGCTGACCAACAGTTAGAAACCCGCTCCATTCAAGGTGTTAACTATTTGGTGACGGACAAATTCCCGGCACTGGTCTGGAATACGGATTACACCGATGTGGATACATTGGGCAAACATGTATGCCATAAGGCAACGGCCTCTTATCGAGGGACTACGTTGGTAGCTTATTATACGAATGATATTCCCGTACCTGTGGGACCATCAAAATTTGGCGGCTTGCCAGGCCTTATCGTGATGCTCTATAACGAAAGTGCTAATCCGAACTATTGGTACTTGAAGGAGGTAAATTATCCCTATACTGGCGATATTCCCGTAAATGATAAATATATTCAGTCTTTGCCCAAATTGAGCCTGGAAGAGTTTATTAAAAAAGACGACCAATTCAATGAAGAGCAAATGCGCATTATGTACAGCAAAATGCCAATGATGGAAGGCGTAAGCGTTGAGAAACAAAAAGTTAGGGGTAGTGTAGAGCAAGTATATGAATGGGAACATCAATAAGCGGATAGCGGTCTTACTCAGCTTTTGTTTGTTGTGTATGGCCGTATATGGACAGGTTGCTATCCATGGAAGCGTCAGTACTGAAGGAAAACCTTTAGGAGGGGTACGTATTGATTTACGGCGTGATTGCGATAATAAAATGCTGGCTTATACGTTTAGTGACGGCCAGGGGAAATATCATGTGCAAACAGCCCAAAGTGGATCATTTACGTTGCTATTCAAGGCGCTGAGCTTTAAGCCTGTTCCCCTTTCCATCACAGCAACGCAGGCCGATACGCTAATTGATGTGCAGTTATCAGCGGGGGGAATGGAACAATTGCAGGAAGTGATTGTCCACTCCAAAGGGCCTTATCGTCGGGGCAGAGATACCATTGAGCTTGCTGTGAAATCCTTTTTACAGGGCGACGAGCGTACGGTAGAAGATCTACTTCGAAAGATCCCAGGTATTCAGGTGGGTACCGACGGCAGTATCAAAATAGGTAATAAAGAAGTGGAAAAAGTGATGGTGGAAGGGGATGATTTTTTCGAAAAGGGTTACCGCTTGCTGACGCAAAGCATGTCTGTTCGTCCCTTGGAAAAAATTCAGATATTGCAGCGGTATTCCAATAATAAGCAGCTGAAAGGTATTGAAAATTCGGACAAGATTGCACTAAATCTGCAACTTAAGGAGGAAAGCAGGGCACAGTGGCTTGGCTCTGTTGATGCACAGGTCGTTCCCATAGGCCCAAAATATTATCAGGCGAGTGCTAACCTGATGAATTTTGGGAAGAAAAACAAATATTATCTATTGGGTGCTGCTAACAATAACGGAGTGGATGCCGTAAGCAGCATCAACCACCTCATTCAATCTGGTTCTCCAGATGAACCAGGTCAGATTGGTGTGGGGGTAACAACACCCACTTTAATAGATAATACGCCAAATCTGCCTGGTTTTGATTATAAAAGAACCAATTTCAATAACGACAAGTTGTTGTCATTGAATACCATTTTAAATCCGACCCCACAGTTAAAAATCAAATGGCTGGGTTTTGCAAATCCTACTAAAAAATCATTTTACCGAAATACCGTGCAGAACTATCATTTGGAGGATATCCAATTTACCAACATCGAAGATTATCAGTTTACCAGAAACATCGATAACTACTTCACGAAACTGGAGCTGCAGTTGGAGCCCAATAAGCGTACATTGTTGAGCTATTCAGGTACACTAGGTTCTTTGAGGAAAAATGATTTGGGCGCATTATTGTTCAATGGTGTACAAAGTGAGGAACTGACCAAAAGCAAGGGGTATTTGACCAACCACAATCTGAGTTATAGCTACAAATTTTCGGAGCGGGATGTACTGGTCAGTTCTCTACGTTGGATAAACCAGCAATCGCCAGTAGATTACAGTATCGATCAATATTATTATAAAGACTTGTTTGGGGGGGAAGATATCCGTGCGGTAAAACAACATATTGAAAATAATCTACAGTATTTGGGTGCCACTACGCATTATGTAAGCCGGAAAAAAAATGGTGACTTCTTTGAGTTGGCATTCAATATGGCCTACCAGCAGCAACAGCTTAATACAGAATTAGATTTGCTGTCAAATCCAGATGAGTTAGGGGGGAAAGCAGTCTCTCCCTCGGGATTTTCTAATGTGATGGACTTAAATGTGTTCCAGACAAACTTTATTTCCAAGTACACTTTTAAACGAGATAAATTGGAATTAACACCTCGCTTGCATGTAGGTCTCGTACAGAACAGGTTGACAGATTTTGGGGAAGCCAAACCTAAAAATAACCTCTTGCTTTCGCCTGGATTATCGGGGAAATGGGCTATCCACCCAAAAGGGCGCCTGGAAACCGACCTCTATTTTCAGCAACAGAATACCTCACTTACCGAGCTCGTTCCCCATTATTACACGACAGGGGTTCGAAACTTTATTCGAGGAATGGATAAGCTAGCGACGCTAAGCAGTTCTGGTGGTACGCTGATGTATACCTATGGCAGTATGACAGATCGTTTTTTTGCGAACCTCTCGGTCGGACATCAGATTTTGTTTGATTATGTGGGTACGGAAAGCAGTTTAGACCCCAATTTTAGCCTTGTGCAACAGGTATTGCTCAAAAACAAAAAGAGCAGCAATTATAAGGCAGATCTTAATTACTACCTGAAGGCTGTAGGAGGAAATTTTCGTTTGGACTTAGGCGCAAATACAGCAGATTACGAAACATTGGTGGTGGGGGTGGGCAATCGTCGCATCCATACAGAGACATACGATTATGGACTATCGTTTAGAAGTGCATGGAAATCCAGGTTGAATATTTACACAGGTTACGCCCTGCAGTCGATTACTTATCGCTCAGATAGCAAAACTACACTACATAATAGCCGCGGGTTTCTGAATGTATTTTTGAATATGGGAAAAAACATACAGTGTAATCTAAAGAATGAATCCTATCGCTTTGGCAGTTTCCTTGGTCAGGATTCCAAGACCTATTATTTCTCGGATTTCTCCTTAGCTTATGAATTGCGGCAGCATAGGACAAGATTTACCATGACAGCAAAAAATATTTTCAATACTCGCTTTTTCAGAAATGCTGAATTGACAGACCTTTATAATACCAGCACCGAATATAAGCTTTTGCCTGGTTATATCAGTTTTGGGGTAGATTATAGCTTTTAAGTTTTTATTTTGAAACTAGGACGGTACTATCCCCAAAGCTGAAAGATCCCATCAGGATAGCCCAGGCAAGTGGTACGTTCGAGGGGCGTATGCCAATCGCGGATATAAAAACAACGCAACGATTTATAAATTGTCCCTATCTATCGAAAAAAGCGGTCGTATATTTATTATTATTATCTGGCAATACAGAAACTTTAAAACTGAGGTTTCCGGCTTTGCCGACTCATAGTTCATGAAAAGAAAAAGATGAAAAAATACAGCATTGCTATTGGATTGTCAACCGTATTGTGTCTCATTGCTTTCTTTGTTAGAGATCAATTTTTGACGTTTTTTACTACGGAAATTATAGGTGAAAGCCCTTTGTTTAAGGACAGTTGGCGTTTACCTGGCCAGGTTTTGCCAACACTGATTTTTATTTTCTCTCTTGGGATTCTCCCTTTTTTGTATCTGTCAGTCAAAAATTATTGTAAATTATCTTCAGTAAGAAATCAACTGTTAGCTATATTATTGATCTGTACGTCGGGATCTATATTTTGTGGTATGCGCGTGATTTATTTAAAATTTAAAGTTGCTCAGATACATGACCTGTTAAGAAGAGCCGAGTTCGCTTCGGATAGTGATATACCCAGCATTCGTTTTCAGGATATGCATCTGGAGTCTTATCTCTTGGTAGGTTTAATTGCTGGCTGGTTATTGTGTATGATTATTTTTAGAAAATCTACAAATCCTAAACTTTAGCTTTTAAACCCGCCCTGAATGTTTAACGAACGGGGCATCTCATACTACGAACTGCATGAAAGTGTAGAACATCCTGCGGTGTCGTCATAGATTGAAGGGCGCTTGACGGAAAATTCCGGAAATAATTCCTGGTATGGATTTTCTAATGCTTGCGTTAGTTTCATTAAGAGTGCTGTTTTTCCTGCACTAACTTCTTCAATACATTGGTAAAGCAGGTAGTTCCGCAAAATAAATTTGGGGTTTGTTTTTTTCATTAATTCCACGGACTCAGCTTTTGAAATAGCATTTGAATTCAGACGGGATTGATAGCGTTCCATGAAGTCCTTCAGTCTGCTGAGCTTTTCTTCATTTAAAGCGCTGTAAGCTACCTGGCTGAAATGTTTTTGTAAATCTGTGTCTGGTGTTATTTTCTCCAATTGATTGAAGAATAAGGTATGATCCAATGCGAGGTCCTGCATTAAGCCCTGCCAGTTGTTAAAAAACATCTCATCCTCTTCTTTTAGTTCATCAAATCCGAATTTTTTGCAGAGCATTTTGTCATGGGCTTCCCAAAAATACACGCCAAAATTATTTAGGGTGTTTTCAAGGAATTTTTCATCGTTGATGATGGGCTGGAGGGCATTTGCGAGTTTCCATAGATTCCATTGGGCAATCTGCGCCTGCTTTCCAAAAGCATATCTCCTTCCAGGAAGATCGGTGGTATTCGGGGTGAAATTTAAATTATATTCATCCAGCATTGAATAGGGACCATAATCGATCGTTAGGCCTAAGATGGACATATTGTCTGTATTCATTACCCCATGTACAAAACCTACTCTGTACCATTCTAACATTAAATCTGCCGTGCGGCTACAGATATTCTCAAAAAAATCTTTGTATTTCTGCTGATCGGATGAGGCAATTTCAGGAAAGTAATTTTCAATTGTAAAATCAAGCAGATCCTGTAATAACGTATGTTCACCCTGAGCAAACATCAGTTCAAAATGTCCAAAGCGAAGGAAGCTTTCGGCGGTTCTGATCACTATGGCTCCTTTTTCGTATTGTGGATTGCCGTTATACATGATATCCCGAAGGACATCTTCTCCTGTAAAGGCCAGGCTTAAGGCCCTGGTGGTAGGTATGCCTAAGTGATACATGGCTTCACTCATTAGATATTCGCGTACAGAAGACCGTAATACGGCTCTTCCATCTGCACGCCTTGAATAGGGGGTTGCACCGGCTCCTTTCCATTGAATTTCGGTCTTTTTACCGGCAGCATTGGTAATTTCTCCCGCCAGAATGGCCCTGCCGTCGCCCAGTTGCCCGGCCCAATTACCAAATTGATGTCCGGCATAAGCCGTAGCGTAGGTCTGAATATTGTCGGGTAGATGAGACGCTACCAGAAAGTTAAGATCCTTTTCTTCAAATTTACCTAGTCCTATTTCCTCAGCAAGAGCCTCGTTAAAAGCAATTAGTTGAGGCTGTTCAAACCCAGCAGGTTCAATCGTAGCAAATAGCACTTTTGGGGTGCCTCGCTGTGTAGGGTTATTGGAAAAGTCTCCCGGGAATTTTTTGAAGAAAGGTTGTTTGATCTGTTCAATATTCATATAGCAAAGATATTAAAACTAAAAGATAAAGACCTCCTAAATTATGGAGAGATCCTGTATATAATCAAAGCTTATGCGGAAGGGCTATCTTTATGAAAAAATCAGTTGTTTTGGGATTAGGGCAATGCTGTACATAATTTTTTACACCCCAGATGGTGCTTTAATAACGAGGACATCAATAGCCACAACAATGGGCCGATAGCTAATTATTGCAGGAACTGAACAATTTCAGAAATAAGACGTAAATTAGCTGACTAGATAATTGTAAAAACCGCATTTGACATATCTAGGTGCGGTACTACTAGCCTTAGAAATAGACAACTCCAATGAAATTAAGAAAAATTATATTGCTTTTGGTGATAAGCCTTTTGGGGCATACACTCTTCGCCCAGGCAAAAAATGAGTTAAAAGTACTGCAGATCAACATTTGGCAGGAGGGGACTGTTGTGCTCAATGGGTTTCCTGCGATTGCAAACGAAATTATTGCCAAGCATGCAGATGTCGTTCTCTTTAGTGAAGTCCGTAATTACAAGGGAACAGATTTTATTCAGCGTATACTAACGGAACTCAAAACTAAGGGGGCTATATATTTTGGCCAGTCTAGTGATGCAAAATTGGATGTCGGTTTTATTTCCAAATATCCGATTGAATCACAACATGCGCTTTATGAAAAAGATAGTACCATGGGCGGTGTTTTAAAAAGTAAGATCAAGATTGGGAAGCGTTTTTTTGTATGCTATTCTTTACACTTGGACTACACAAATTATGCCTGCTACTTGCCACGTGGTTACGATGGTGTGACCTGGAAGAAGTTAGATCGTCCTATTTCAGGGGTGGGTACCATTATTGAGGCTAATCGTAAAAGCAAACGTGATGAGGCTATCCAGGATATCCTGAGCGACGTAGAAAAAGAGGATCAATCACAATCGTTTATTATTGCAGGTGATTTTAATGAGCCTTCACATTTGGATTGGACATTGGCAACAAAAGATCTTTTTGACCATCATGGAGCAGTGGTTCCCTGGGACTGTTCGGTTTTATTGGAAAAAGCCGGATTTATAGATAGTTTCCGTCAATTATATCCTAACCCGGTTACTCATCCTGGTTTTACCTATCCGGCTTTCAACAAAGATGTTCCTATGGAAAAATTGGCATGGGCACCCACAGCGGATGATCGAGATCGGATCGACTATGTTTATTACCGTAGCAAAAAACCGTTGAAACCATTAAAAGCTAACGTTGTCGGTCCGGAACAAACCGTAAAATATGGACGGAAGCAGGAAAAAGATAGTGAAGATAACTTCCTACTTCCCGAAGGTGTGTGGCCAACCGATCATAAAGCGATGTTGGTTGTATTTAAATTTTAATGCATTAATAGCCATCGGAAATATTGCGAAAAGACTGCAAGGAGCTACGAATGATAATTGATCTGCAGCGAATTATAGTTGCTT
The Sphingobacterium multivorum genome window above contains:
- a CDS encoding GLPGLI family protein, coding for MRKYYIFFLFLFLSRLSSAQRLHAVYEYIPSAMATFKEAVYYDGTVKIAVRDSMPIRKQELNKDADADDEVASSFSITIGSGKRYNRVVIHQNKADQQLETRSIQGVNYLVTDKFPALVWNTDYTDVDTLGKHVCHKATASYRGTTLVAYYTNDIPVPVGPSKFGGLPGLIVMLYNESANPNYWYLKEVNYPYTGDIPVNDKYIQSLPKLSLEEFIKKDDQFNEEQMRIMYSKMPMMEGVSVEKQKVRGSVEQVYEWEHQ
- a CDS encoding protein adenylyltransferase SelO; translated protein: MNIEQIKQPFFKKFPGDFSNNPTQRGTPKVLFATIEPAGFEQPQLIAFNEALAEEIGLGKFEEKDLNFLVASHLPDNIQTYATAYAGHQFGNWAGQLGDGRAILAGEITNAAGKKTEIQWKGAGATPYSRRADGRAVLRSSVREYLMSEAMYHLGIPTTRALSLAFTGEDVLRDIMYNGNPQYEKGAIVIRTAESFLRFGHFELMFAQGEHTLLQDLLDFTIENYFPEIASSDQQKYKDFFENICSRTADLMLEWYRVGFVHGVMNTDNMSILGLTIDYGPYSMLDEYNLNFTPNTTDLPGRRYAFGKQAQIAQWNLWKLANALQPIINDEKFLENTLNNFGVYFWEAHDKMLCKKFGFDELKEEDEMFFNNWQGLMQDLALDHTLFFNQLEKITPDTDLQKHFSQVAYSALNEEKLSRLKDFMERYQSRLNSNAISKAESVELMKKTNPKFILRNYLLYQCIEEVSAGKTALLMKLTQALENPYQELFPEFSVKRPSIYDDTAGCSTLSCSS
- a CDS encoding endonuclease/exonuclease/phosphatase family protein, which encodes MKLRKIILLLVISLLGHTLFAQAKNELKVLQINIWQEGTVVLNGFPAIANEIIAKHADVVLFSEVRNYKGTDFIQRILTELKTKGAIYFGQSSDAKLDVGFISKYPIESQHALYEKDSTMGGVLKSKIKIGKRFFVCYSLHLDYTNYACYLPRGYDGVTWKKLDRPISGVGTIIEANRKSKRDEAIQDILSDVEKEDQSQSFIIAGDFNEPSHLDWTLATKDLFDHHGAVVPWDCSVLLEKAGFIDSFRQLYPNPVTHPGFTYPAFNKDVPMEKLAWAPTADDRDRIDYVYYRSKKPLKPLKANVVGPEQTVKYGRKQEKDSEDNFLLPEGVWPTDHKAMLVVFKF